A single region of the Hoeflea prorocentri genome encodes:
- a CDS encoding CDP-alcohol phosphatidyltransferase family protein: MGDKHEPQQVAMAWAVHAFTASGIVLGFLALVAILDNDKTAVFMWLGLALFVDGIDGTLARKVKVREVTPQLDGTTLDNVIDYFTYVAVPAMMVYWFGLVPQGWETVTAATIMAVSCYTFANTGMKTSDYYFSGFPALWNVVVLYFHILQTSPWTNLIVIAICAILTFVPLKYVHPFRVADWRGVTIPMTVLWAATTLRLVLIPPDVTTEQKASSIFFWLWVLSTLYFIGLSLWRSFRPEPEDDQAA; this comes from the coding sequence ATGGGCGACAAGCATGAACCCCAACAGGTGGCAATGGCGTGGGCGGTGCACGCTTTTACCGCATCTGGCATCGTGCTTGGTTTTCTCGCGCTTGTCGCCATCCTGGACAACGATAAAACCGCGGTTTTCATGTGGCTTGGCCTGGCGCTGTTCGTCGACGGGATCGACGGAACACTGGCGCGCAAGGTGAAAGTGCGTGAGGTCACCCCTCAACTCGACGGCACCACACTCGACAATGTCATAGACTATTTCACCTATGTGGCCGTTCCGGCAATGATGGTTTACTGGTTCGGGCTTGTGCCCCAAGGCTGGGAAACGGTGACCGCGGCGACCATCATGGCCGTGTCGTGTTATACGTTCGCCAATACCGGCATGAAGACATCGGACTATTACTTCTCCGGATTTCCGGCGCTGTGGAATGTCGTCGTTCTCTATTTCCACATCCTGCAGACAAGCCCCTGGACCAATCTGATCGTCATTGCGATCTGCGCCATACTGACTTTCGTGCCACTCAAATATGTGCACCCGTTCCGCGTCGCGGACTGGCGCGGGGTGACAATACCCATGACGGTGCTTTGGGCCGCAACCACCTTGAGACTGGTTCTCATTCCACCTGATGTCACGACGGAGCAGAAGGCCTCGTCCATATTCTTCTGGCTATGGGTGCTCTCGACCCTCTACTTCATCGGGCTGTCGCTCTGGCGGTCCTTCCGGCCCGAGCCTGAAGACGATCAGGCGGCCTGA
- the msrB gene encoding peptide-methionine (R)-S-oxide reductase MsrB, translating into MNRRAFLLSGAAVAAFGGLYAFRPSNVPAEASEGTFEITYSEAEWRERLSPNQFAVLREEATERPYTSELLYEKREGTYNCAGCAQPLYASETKYDSGTGWPSFYEALTDAVGTKRDFKLVLPRTEVHCSRCGGHLGHIFNDGPPPTGMRHCINGLALTFEAQAA; encoded by the coding sequence ATGAATCGCCGTGCATTTCTGCTTTCCGGGGCTGCTGTCGCCGCGTTTGGCGGCCTTTACGCCTTCAGGCCCTCTAACGTGCCTGCGGAGGCCAGTGAAGGCACGTTTGAAATCACCTACAGCGAGGCCGAGTGGCGTGAGCGTCTCAGCCCCAACCAGTTTGCCGTTCTTCGCGAGGAGGCGACGGAACGCCCCTATACAAGCGAGCTTCTCTATGAAAAGCGGGAAGGGACCTACAATTGCGCCGGATGCGCGCAGCCGCTCTATGCATCCGAAACGAAATATGACAGCGGCACCGGATGGCCGAGTTTCTACGAGGCTTTGACCGACGCAGTCGGGACGAAACGTGATTTCAAGCTGGTCCTGCCGCGCACCGAGGTTCATTGCAGCCGATGCGGCGGCCATCTCGGCCATATCTTCAATGACGGACCGCCGCCCACGGGCATGCGACATTGCATAAACGGTCTGGCTTTGACGTTTGAGGCTCAGGCCGCCTGA
- a CDS encoding carbon-nitrogen hydrolase family protein, with protein sequence MTKTARICAAQTPEFIEDVPSATAYLKDLSEAAIGQGASLLVFPEGFLQGYIVEERRARDIAFNVASSDFEKTLQSFPKTELTIVVGIIEVEDGNLFNTAIIVRQRALVGQYRKMHLLKSERAFTPGTRCPVFDVGEFKFGVNICYDANFPDPSKEASRAGASLIACCANNMLRRKTAEEYKERHNAIRGERCREAGLWMISSDVTGEREGKVSWGPTSVIAPDGTVMKQLPLGERGLLGFDLPLGTVGVETKLKADETGKTAIALGSLRR encoded by the coding sequence TTGACAAAAACTGCTCGCATCTGCGCTGCGCAAACCCCGGAATTTATCGAGGATGTGCCGTCTGCGACAGCTTATCTAAAAGATCTTTCCGAAGCTGCCATCGGACAGGGTGCGTCTCTTCTCGTTTTTCCAGAAGGGTTTTTACAGGGTTACATTGTCGAAGAACGGCGCGCCAGGGATATTGCATTCAATGTCGCTTCGTCTGACTTTGAGAAAACCCTGCAGAGTTTTCCCAAAACAGAACTAACGATCGTTGTCGGTATCATCGAAGTAGAAGACGGCAATTTATTCAACACAGCAATCATTGTCAGACAGAGGGCTCTTGTTGGCCAATACCGGAAGATGCACCTTTTGAAGTCCGAGAGAGCCTTCACACCGGGCACCAGGTGCCCCGTATTCGATGTGGGCGAGTTCAAATTCGGCGTAAATATTTGCTACGACGCCAACTTTCCCGACCCTTCCAAAGAGGCGTCCAGGGCAGGCGCTTCTCTGATTGCGTGCTGTGCAAACAACATGCTCCGACGCAAAACGGCTGAAGAATATAAAGAGCGACACAACGCCATACGTGGCGAGCGTTGTCGCGAAGCGGGTCTTTGGATGATTTCGTCCGATGTGACCGGTGAGCGTGAAGGTAAGGTCTCCTGGGGACCAACCTCCGTTATTGCGCCTGACGGAACGGTGATGAAACAACTACCGCTGGGAGAACGGGGCTTGCTGGGTTTTGACCTTCCGCTTGGCACAGTCGGTGTAGAAACAAAACTCAAGGCTGACGAAACAGGCAAAACAGCAATTGCCCTCGGCAGTCTTCGCCGATAG
- the argB gene encoding acetylglutamate kinase yields the protein MADQQHDHSEDSQKQAKLLSQALPFMQRYEDCTIVVKYGGNAMGDAELGQAFARDVALLKQSGVNPIVVHGGGPQIGRMLSEMGIESKFEGGLRVTDERTVEIVEMVLAGSINKDIVAMINAEGEWAIGLCGKDGNMVFAEKAHKTFVDPDSNIERILDLGFVGDIVEVDRTLLDLLAKSEMIPVIAPVAPGRDGHTYNINADTFAGAIAGALNATRLLFLTDVPGVLDADGNLIKQLTVDEAKALIADGTVSGGMIPKVETCIHAIEAGVEGVVILNGKTAHAVLLELYTKHGAGTLIVR from the coding sequence ATGGCCGACCAGCAACACGATCACAGCGAAGACAGCCAGAAGCAGGCGAAACTGCTCTCCCAGGCACTGCCCTTCATGCAGCGCTACGAGGACTGCACGATCGTCGTCAAATATGGCGGCAACGCCATGGGCGATGCAGAGCTTGGCCAGGCATTCGCGCGTGACGTGGCACTGCTCAAACAATCCGGGGTGAACCCGATCGTGGTGCATGGCGGCGGGCCGCAAATCGGCCGCATGCTCTCCGAAATGGGCATTGAATCGAAATTCGAGGGTGGTCTCAGGGTTACCGACGAACGGACGGTGGAGATAGTCGAGATGGTGCTCGCAGGCTCCATCAACAAGGACATCGTGGCGATGATCAATGCCGAGGGCGAATGGGCGATCGGCCTGTGCGGCAAGGACGGCAATATGGTGTTTGCCGAAAAGGCGCACAAAACGTTTGTCGATCCCGATTCCAATATCGAGCGGATTCTGGATCTCGGCTTTGTCGGTGATATTGTCGAGGTTGACCGCACGCTTCTCGACCTCTTGGCGAAATCGGAGATGATACCGGTGATCGCGCCGGTCGCGCCGGGGCGCGACGGTCACACCTACAATATCAACGCCGATACTTTTGCCGGGGCGATTGCCGGAGCGCTGAACGCCACCCGCCTTTTGTTCCTCACGGATGTCCCCGGTGTGCTCGATGCCGACGGCAATCTGATCAAACAACTGACGGTGGATGAAGCCAAGGCGCTGATTGCCGATGGCACGGTATCAGGCGGCATGATCCCGAAAGTCGAGACATGTATTCATGCGATCGAGGCCGGTGTCGAAGGGGTTGTCATCCTCAATGGCAAGACAGCCCACGCTGTCCTGCTGGAGCTTTATACCAAGCACGGTGCGGGAACGCTCATCGTGCGCTGA
- a CDS encoding EamA family transporter, translating to MELWIPITIAAAFLQNIRSAMQKHLKGVMGTTGATFVRFGFGFPFALLFVAILHFGFGMSLPAFNGSFFFWAVIGAFAQIAGTQLLVHLFSFRNFTVGTAYSRTEPAQAALFGLLFLGETVSIGSLFAIAVSVIGVMLISVAHGTVSWKSLITSVFSRTALIGLASGVGFGIAAVAYRAASLSLGGPNFMMQAAVTLAFVIVLQTVVMLIWMLLRDRAEIGRIVAAWKPALVVGLAGATASFGWFMAMTLQQAAYVKVLAQVEIIFTFLSTVFIFREKVTRLEIVGTLLIVGGVILLVLLT from the coding sequence ATGGAATTGTGGATTCCCATCACCATTGCTGCGGCCTTTCTCCAGAACATCCGGTCTGCCATGCAAAAGCACCTCAAGGGTGTCATGGGCACGACCGGCGCGACATTCGTGCGTTTCGGCTTCGGCTTTCCGTTTGCCTTGCTTTTTGTCGCCATTCTGCATTTCGGCTTCGGCATGTCGCTGCCGGCTTTCAATGGCAGTTTTTTCTTCTGGGCCGTTATTGGCGCCTTTGCCCAGATCGCAGGCACACAGTTGCTGGTCCATCTCTTCTCGTTCCGCAATTTCACCGTCGGCACTGCTTATTCGCGCACGGAACCGGCGCAGGCGGCGCTGTTCGGTTTGTTGTTCCTTGGCGAAACAGTCAGTATCGGCAGTCTGTTTGCCATCGCGGTATCGGTCATCGGGGTCATGCTGATTTCCGTTGCCCACGGCACGGTGAGCTGGAAAAGCCTGATTACATCTGTATTCAGCCGCACGGCGCTTATCGGTCTTGCCTCTGGAGTCGGTTTCGGCATTGCGGCGGTTGCCTATCGCGCAGCGTCGCTGTCGCTCGGCGGACCGAATTTCATGATGCAGGCCGCCGTCACATTGGCCTTTGTCATTGTCCTGCAAACGGTGGTCATGCTGATCTGGATGCTGCTGCGCGACCGTGCCGAGATCGGCCGGATCGTGGCAGCCTGGAAACCGGCGCTAGTCGTCGGTCTGGCCGGTGCGACGGCGTCCTTTGGCTGGTTCATGGCCATGACGCTTCAGCAAGCGGCCTATGTGAAGGTCCTGGCGCAGGTGGAGATCATTTTCACCTTCTTGTCGACTGTCTTCATCTTCCGCGAAAAGGTCACCCGCCTCGAGATCGTCGGAACCCTTTTGATCGTTGGCGGCGTCATTCTCCTTGTCCTGCTGACCTGA
- a CDS encoding pyrimidine 5'-nucleotidase — protein sequence MPNTLDFDDITSWVFDLDNTLYPRHTDLFSQIDKKMTAYVQNLLSLPRDEARKVQKDYYRDYGTTLNGLMKIHGIDPNDFLEKVHDIDYSWIKPHPELGEAIRTLPGRKFIFTNGDVGHAERTATALGILDHFDEIFDILAADLTPKPAAETYDRFLSLHSIDGASAAMFEDLPRNLTVPKSLGMRTVLIVPHNMDEALGEVWEEEGKDGDHIDYVTDDLAGFLQTYLDAR from the coding sequence ATGCCAAACACTCTCGACTTCGACGACATCACCTCATGGGTCTTCGACCTCGACAACACGCTCTATCCGCGTCACACGGATCTCTTCTCGCAGATTGACAAGAAGATGACGGCCTATGTGCAGAACCTTCTCAGCCTGCCGCGGGATGAGGCGCGCAAGGTCCAGAAAGACTACTATCGCGACTACGGCACGACACTGAACGGCCTGATGAAAATTCACGGCATTGATCCGAACGATTTTCTGGAGAAGGTGCATGACATCGACTATTCGTGGATCAAGCCCCACCCGGAGCTCGGCGAGGCGATTCGCACCCTTCCGGGCCGCAAGTTCATCTTCACCAATGGCGATGTCGGCCATGCGGAGCGTACGGCGACGGCACTCGGGATTCTCGACCATTTTGATGAGATATTCGACATCCTCGCCGCTGACCTGACGCCCAAGCCTGCGGCGGAAACCTATGACCGGTTTCTTTCGCTACACAGCATTGACGGGGCCAGTGCAGCGATGTTCGAGGACCTGCCGCGCAATCTGACCGTCCCGAAGTCGCTGGGTATGCGCACCGTTCTCATCGTGCCGCACAATATGGATGAAGCGCTTGGTGAAGTATGGGAAGAGGAAGGCAAAGACGGCGATCATATCGACTATGTCACCGATGACCTGGCCGGCTTCCTACAGACCTATCTCGACGCCAGGTAA
- a CDS encoding copper chaperone PCu(A)C, whose amino-acid sequence MRILKTLLAAALGAAVLAASPVLADDKMEMKPAMAMVGDLHISAPWTRAMLSGQKVGGGFLIVENKGGQDDRLVAVTTPRTDKTEIHEMAIVDDVMKMRALPDGLVIPAGETVELKPGGYHLMFMAVPEPFKEGEVVPVVLTFEKAGDVELTLPVKPAGTKAMDHGKMHHGKKTN is encoded by the coding sequence ATGCGTATTCTCAAAACACTTCTCGCCGCTGCCCTCGGTGCAGCCGTACTTGCCGCCAGCCCTGTTCTTGCCGATGACAAGATGGAAATGAAGCCGGCCATGGCCATGGTCGGCGACCTGCACATCTCGGCGCCCTGGACCCGTGCCATGCTTTCGGGACAGAAGGTCGGCGGCGGCTTCCTGATCGTTGAAAACAAGGGTGGGCAGGATGACAGGCTGGTCGCTGTCACGACACCCCGGACCGACAAAACCGAAATCCACGAAATGGCAATCGTCGACGATGTGATGAAGATGCGGGCGCTGCCGGACGGCCTTGTCATCCCGGCCGGCGAGACCGTTGAGCTGAAGCCCGGCGGTTATCACCTGATGTTCATGGCGGTGCCGGAGCCCTTCAAGGAAGGCGAGGTGGTGCCGGTGGTCCTGACCTTCGAGAAGGCCGGCGACGTGGAGCTCACGCTACCGGTCAAGCCGGCCGGAACCAAAGCCATGGATCATGGCAAGATGCATCACGGAAAAAAGACCAACTAG
- a CDS encoding LOG family protein, with product MVAKRKDDVWDPLFDNRTDRMRAAEVPRTPQTEAPAYRLAFADDDFMCREDLRPVRLQLELLKPEILLSERGIRSTVVMFGGARIPEPGTDPWAARNETQKKNLSAASKYYEEARRFAQICSRHSMESYNREFVVVTGGGPGVMEAGNRGASEESAASIGLNIILPHEQAPNEYVSPELCFNFHYFAIRKMHFLMRAKAITVFPGGFGTMDELFESLTLIQTGRMERVPFILFGAEFWNKVINFQELADFGTISPDDLDLIQFVETADEAWDIIAGHYGL from the coding sequence ATGGTCGCAAAACGCAAGGATGATGTCTGGGATCCGCTGTTCGATAACCGAACAGACAGGATGCGCGCGGCAGAGGTGCCGCGGACGCCGCAAACCGAAGCGCCGGCCTATCGGCTCGCCTTTGCCGATGACGATTTCATGTGCCGCGAGGATTTGCGTCCGGTTCGCCTTCAGCTTGAACTTCTCAAGCCGGAAATTCTCCTGAGCGAGCGCGGCATCCGCTCCACCGTCGTCATGTTCGGTGGTGCCCGTATCCCTGAGCCCGGCACGGATCCCTGGGCCGCGCGCAACGAGACGCAGAAGAAGAACCTGTCGGCGGCCTCCAAATACTATGAGGAAGCGCGCCGTTTCGCTCAGATCTGCTCACGTCATTCGATGGAGAGCTACAACCGGGAATTCGTTGTTGTGACCGGTGGCGGACCCGGCGTCATGGAAGCAGGAAACCGCGGCGCTTCGGAGGAATCCGCCGCATCGATCGGTCTTAACATCATCCTGCCGCACGAGCAGGCGCCGAACGAATATGTGTCGCCGGAGCTGTGCTTCAACTTTCACTATTTCGCTATCCGCAAGATGCATTTCCTGATGCGCGCCAAGGCGATCACCGTGTTTCCGGGCGGCTTCGGCACGATGGACGAACTGTTCGAGTCGCTCACCCTGATCCAGACCGGTCGCATGGAGCGGGTGCCGTTCATCCTCTTTGGCGCGGAGTTCTGGAACAAGGTCATCAATTTCCAGGAGTTGGCCGATTTCGGCACCATCTCGCCCGACGATCTCGATCTCATCCAGTTTGTAGAAACGGCGGACGAGGCCTGGGACATCATCGCGGGGCACTACGGGCTTTAG
- the dapD gene encoding 2,3,4,5-tetrahydropyridine-2,6-dicarboxylate N-succinyltransferase — MNKPDLAELESVIDAAFDDRDNVDTATRGQIREAVDEALNLLDHGEGRVAEKGADGNWKVNQWLKKAVLLSFRLNPMTVIKGGPNEASWWDKVPSKFDGWSAHEFERAGFRAVPNCTVRRSAYIAPNVVLMPSFVNLGAYVDEGTMVDTWATVGSCAQIGKNVHLSGGVGIGGVLEPLQAGPVVIEDNCFIGARSEVVEGCIVREGSVLGMGVYIGQSTKIVDRESGEVFYGEVPPYSVVVAGSMPGSKPMGNGNAAPHLYCAVIVKRVDEKTRSKTAINDLLRD; from the coding sequence ATGAACAAACCCGACCTCGCAGAGCTGGAATCCGTCATCGACGCCGCCTTCGACGACCGCGACAATGTGGATACCGCAACGCGCGGCCAAATCCGCGAGGCCGTCGATGAAGCCCTGAACCTTCTCGACCACGGCGAAGGCAGGGTGGCTGAAAAGGGCGCGGACGGCAATTGGAAGGTAAATCAATGGTTAAAAAAGGCCGTTCTTCTTTCGTTCCGCCTCAATCCGATGACTGTTATCAAGGGCGGCCCGAATGAAGCTAGCTGGTGGGACAAGGTCCCGTCCAAGTTTGACGGCTGGAGCGCCCACGAGTTCGAGAGGGCCGGTTTTCGCGCGGTGCCGAACTGCACGGTCCGCCGGTCGGCCTATATCGCCCCGAACGTCGTTTTGATGCCGTCCTTCGTCAATCTCGGCGCCTATGTCGATGAAGGCACCATGGTCGACACATGGGCAACCGTCGGGTCCTGCGCACAGATCGGCAAGAATGTGCATCTGTCTGGCGGCGTTGGCATCGGCGGTGTCCTGGAGCCCCTGCAGGCCGGACCGGTGGTCATTGAGGACAATTGTTTCATCGGCGCGCGCTCCGAGGTAGTTGAAGGCTGTATCGTGCGCGAAGGGTCCGTCCTCGGCATGGGTGTCTATATCGGCCAGTCGACCAAGATCGTCGACCGTGAGAGCGGCGAGGTGTTTTACGGCGAGGTTCCGCCCTACTCCGTTGTTGTCGCCGGCTCCATGCCCGGAAGCAAGCCGATGGGCAACGGCAATGCGGCGCCGCATCTTTACTGTGCGGTCATCGTCAAACGCGTCGACGAAAAGACGCGCTCCAAGACTGCCATCAACGATTTGCTGAGAGACTAA
- a CDS encoding DUF805 domain-containing protein, which translates to MGEETPAPPKRHTPAMGWFFFSPSGRIDRLPYILGLLFLTAVNGFLLSRLAAVPEDSTEFVFWSFVGFTTALGSIWSAIAIAVKRLHDMNVPGAVAVCLFIAPIAFLTVLVLCLWPGSSGPNRFGEHRNRPKP; encoded by the coding sequence ATGGGCGAAGAAACACCGGCTCCACCGAAACGACATACTCCGGCCATGGGCTGGTTCTTCTTCAGCCCGTCCGGCCGCATCGACCGGCTGCCTTACATTCTCGGTCTTTTGTTCCTGACCGCCGTGAACGGCTTTCTGCTGAGCCGCCTTGCGGCCGTTCCGGAGGACAGCACGGAGTTTGTCTTCTGGAGCTTCGTGGGCTTCACCACCGCTCTCGGCTCCATCTGGTCCGCCATTGCCATTGCGGTGAAGCGGTTGCACGACATGAATGTGCCGGGCGCGGTCGCCGTGTGCCTCTTTATCGCGCCGATTGCCTTCCTGACCGTTCTTGTCCTGTGCTTGTGGCCGGGAAGCAGCGGGCCGAACCGTTTCGGTGAACACCGAAACCGTCCAAAACCCTAG